The Erinaceus europaeus chromosome 17, mEriEur2.1, whole genome shotgun sequence nucleotide sequence TCTCCTTGAACAACCTGTGCTTCCTTCCTCGGACATCAGAAAGACTGTGTATAACCTCCACATACTGGAAGTGAAAGACTATGGTATCTCTGTCTCGGGTAGTGGTTTGGGGGTGGAGGAAATATTCCAATGAATTGAGTGAGAGTTTGCTTTATTCCAGAAAGACTTTCTTCGAGCACACATCATGATGTGCTATTTCTTACATATTTACAGAGCTTAGCAGGGGTAAAGTTAAACAATCAGGGAAACAGACTTTCAGGAAGGACCTTATTTTCTGTCTGTTCCTAGCTGAGAATGACTTGCTATTTGACAGAGTGTTTTCCATTTGAATTTGGATAGTGACAGGGGcacttacataaataaaattatgtttttgttttctttgaatttcagaaGTCTCTGTGATATGGAGCTATGTTTGTGACTTTATTCTACGACAGCTGAGGCTGCAAAAGGTAGGACTTAGGAAGGTGACAAGGCAGTAGAGCACAGACCCTGCACACATGCCTGAGATCTTGAGTGTGAAGCCTGGCACTGACTGTGCTGgtgtggtgctctggtatcatgctctctcacctctctctgtctctgtctctctctctctccatatatatatatatatatatatatatatatatatatatatatatatatatgcaactatgGCATCCCTATAGCTTCTCTTAATATTATAGCCTttgagctagaaatggacctactctatgatcttgcaattcctctcctggggatatattctaaggaacccaacatacccatctaaaatatctgtgtacacatatgtttttggcagaacaatttgtaatagccaaaacctggaagcaacccaggtgtccaacaatagattagtggctgagcaagctgtggcatatatatatatatatatatatatatatatatatatatatatatatatataatactacttagctataaaaatggtgacttcacctttttcagctgatcttggatggaccttgaaaaattcatgttaagtgaagtaagtcagaaacagaaggatgaatgtgggttgattgcactctcaggaagaagttaaaaatcaagattagaaaggaaaacacaagtagaacctgaactggaatgggtgcattgcacaaaagtaaaagactctagagtgggtggatggggagaatacagatccaagaaggatgacagaggacttaatgggggttgtattattatatggaaaaatgggaaatgttatgcatgtacaaactattatatttactgttgaatgtgaaacattaattccccaataatttttttaaaaagaaaaaatatatcatagCCTTCTAATTGGTTATATTTTATGCAAGAATCATGTGAAAACTTTGAGTCTAAAATTCTCTCAGGATTCTTCTTTATTATCCCTTCAGAGAAGTCAGCATCTTTTCTTCCCACCTTCTTTTTGCTGCATTTCTAGGGGATCTACATACCTGCTTTTGGGACATTTACTTTTATGTGGCAAAAACTAgatgctgggaacaggtttaGCTCTATCCAGATACCGATCTTTATCATGTCAGAGAAGCTATTGCAGCTACACGGACTACGACAAACTAAAATCCACACACCTGGTAAGTCCCTTTACTGGCTAAGCCTTCCCATTAAAAGAGAGACAGTTACTTCTGAGTATCTGCCATCCGCTCACTGTCTTTCCCGCACACAactgtccttttctcttccagGGGATATCCCCGTTGTACCACTGAATTTTATCATGGTTGCCATAGCGGGGCATTATAGCAGGGACACAGTCGAAGGATGCATTAAAGAAACTCTGCAGCTCTTATCTCGATCAATCTGCACACGAAAGAAAGTTGAATTTACTTTCCAAGGAATCGGTATCCTTACAAttgaaaatgacaaagtaaaaatgaaattttttcagGACTTCTTGTCTGCAGTGAATACAAGTGGCAATCTGGAGAAAGATATTGCAAAGGTAATATTGACCTTCTAATTGTTTCTGTTTCTTACAGTTCTCTGTTGTCTACAGAGGTGTCATCCTTCAGTTGTTGGTCTGTCTTAGATGACAAGTGCCCCATGGGCAAAGAAGTGCTTGATTCTAAGTGTCTTACTCAGATAAAATAGTCAGAAGGACAAAACAATCTGAAGGTCTGAGCCAAGGCCAGGGGAAAAATATGGTTTAAAAGTATCTTATTGGGAGTTGGGAAGTTGTGCAGCAGGCTGAGTACAGTTGacccaaagcacaagaactggcataaggatcctggtttcagcccctggctccccacctgtaggagagtcgattcacaagcagtgaagcaggtctgcaggtgtctatgattctctccccctctccatcttcccctcctctctccatttttctctgtcctacccaaaaacaaagacttcaataactacaataactacaacaataaaacaacaggggcaataaaaaagagaataaataaatataaaaatagataaaagtatctcacacacataatttctttttgattatttttcttggggaattaatgttttacattcaacagtaaatacaatagtttgtacatgcataacatttctcagttttccacataacaataaaatccccacctggttctctgtcatcctttttggacctgtactcaacCACCACTGCACCACGGAATCTtttacattcttcttctagcgtttgcccttcttccgtagccagtcaacagcgtcaggttgagcctgatgtctgcttgttgctggctttgaaagtgactgggatccaatgtggattcagtcggctaggaaggatcgtcagtttccccaataaatgggtactcacgggatgcaccatgagaaggttgatccaatgcaatataccaactccagttcaatttctacttgtgttttctgatcttgtttttaagcttctgcctgagagtgggatcatccatattcatccttctgtttttgacttatttcacttaacatggtttcttcaagatccatccaatatgggctgaaaacggtaaaatcaccatttttaaaacctgagtagtactccattgtgtttatagaccacaacttgctcagccactcaactgttattggacacctttgttgcttccaggttttggctattacaaattgtgctgccaagaacataggtatacacacatcttttttggatgggcatgttgggttccttaggatatatctccaggagaggaattgcaggatcatagggtaggtccatttctagccttctggaagttctccagactgttctccatagaggttgcacCAAGGAACAGCAGCGCAggggggttcttttgaccccacaaccttgtagcatttgttgctgctaccttttctgatgtatgacattttcataggagCGAAGTGGTATCTaacggttgtctttatttgcatttctctgacagtcaaaaacttggagcattttttaatttgtttcttggtcttttggatctcttctgtggtgaatattctgtctatgtcttctccccatttttggatggcgtcatttgttttcttgtggttgaggctggtaagctctttatatattttggttattagcctcttgtttgatgcatggcatgtgacgatcttctcccattctgtgagggatctcttggtttgggtattggtttcttttgctgtgcagaagctttttaatttgatgaagtccgataggtgtatatttgccttagtctactttgtaactggattcatttcattgaagatgtctttaatatttatatggaaaagagttctgccaatattttcctctgagtatctgataggttctgctctaacatctaagtccctgatccatttagaatttacttttgtgttttgtgattcacattcattcctctgcatgtttcaacccatttttccaacaccatttgttgaagagactctgctttcccctttaatagtctgggcacctttgtcaaaaattagatgtccaatgTGTAGGggctttcttctgggttcttggttctattccactgggtagtgtgtctattcatgttccattaccaagcatgTTTGATTACAATGGCACCATAAAagaatttgagatcagggagtatgatccctccagttctgttctatctTAAGATTATtgttgacaattctaggtcttttctggttccagataaacatttgtagaatttgttctattctcctacaaaATGTGTTTGaattcttgatggggatagcattaaatttgtatatggccttgggtagtatattcactttaataatgataattcttccaacccataaacatggaattatctttccacttctttgtgccttttttcaatttccttgattagtgactcatactttttagtatacaagcctttcacttctttggttaggtttattcctagacattttattgtttgttgttgttgtagtaaaaagaactgatttctcaatttttcttcttctaacgtagtgtttgcatagaagaatgccactgaatttgaatgttaattttgcagcctgacaccttactgtattgcttgatgatttcctaaagcttcttgctggatttcctaggcttatctatgtatactatcatgtcatctgcaaatagggagagtttgatgtcttctcttccaatctgtatgcctttaattccttgctcctgcttgaatgctagggcaaaaacttccaacactatgttgaatagtaatggtgatagtaggcagccctgtctaatacctgatatgtgtggaaatgcttacagtttttcaccattgactatGATTTTGGCTGTGGGATTCTGAgggatcagagctccaggacacattggtggggttatctgtccagggaagtctggtggcatcatgctagcatctgcatcctggtggctgaaaagagagttaacatataaagacaaacatgttgttgactgattatgaacctaaaggcttgagtggtacagatgaagagttggggttggTCTCCATTCTGTGGATATCtaatgggcatattttagttatattcatttttctagctttatttttttatttatgaaaggagacattaacagaactgtaggataatagaggtacaactgcgcacaattcccaccacccgatctccataacccatctcctcccctgatagctttcctattctctatccctctgggagtatggacccagggtcattgtgggttgcagaaggtggaaggtctggcttctgtaattgcttccctgctgaccatgggtgctgactggtcgatccatactcccagtctgcctctctctttccctagtagggttggtctctggggaagtgggattcaggtcacattggtggagacttcagtccagggaagtctggtcggcatcattctggcatctggaacctggtaactaaaaagagagttaacatacaaagccgaacaaattgttgaacaatcatggacttaaaggctggaatagtgcagatgaggtgttgggggggtactcactgcagactcttgtgtacttctgctttcaggtgtatatttttccctggtttatggacacatgtgaacatgtgctttatctcaggggatctggtctatatctaggattggggactttattggggagtggaccacctggaatggaattagagaatactatgaaaggaaaggtcttacctgagtgatgaagctgaagggttgttgtcccacacctgaagtctctggacacagtctgaagtgaagcatgctggggtggcctgatagtgacaaagagtcattgttaaagtatgctagtctcttgcccttattgagcttttgcagtccttgctttgataaggatatcttggcagtaagtataataggaaatagggaacgaacttccctattctttatccctctgagagtatggactcaggatcattatgaggtacagaaagtggaaggtctggcttctgtaattgcttccccactgaacattggcattggctggtcaatccatattcccagcctgtctctctctttccctagtggggcagagatctgagatAGGTGTGGCTCCAGGtagagtcgtctgtccagggaagtcggttggcatcatggtatcatctggaacctggtggctgaaaaagagttaatatagaaagctgaacatattcttgactaatcatgaacctaaaggcaaggatattgcagatgaagatttggggtctctattttggaaaaagcaggtctattttaggtttatccaAGGGGttcatttttgcctgaacctaacaggtaatatgcaggtggacacaggttattgtctggggaaatggtgtaatagttggaaaagggactagaaagctggatctgggagaaGAGTAGGGAGATCGTTATTAAATGGACGGTAAGCTtgaggctttagtcactgagcacccaacaAGCCAGccttccagtagcattgcttCCAGGGAGCCTTTGAGTCATCTATGTCCTGGAATGTAGACCAGGTATaaatctcctctctccctattttccagaAAACTCAAAATGTCAATTCAACTATAGCAAACATCAAAACTTCGAAGAGAAATCCAAACTGTGTTCTTTCCTTCCCCAGGTGAGTGCCTTGCCCCATAGGTTCCATGGACCTATCAACTCTGGCCTCCCAAACTCTCTGCCAACCACATACCACTCTGACAGCCCTGTACTGaatctggtgacagaactagaaaagacacattcaaactgaaaccaaaacccagaggcatcccctccttccccccccgccccccggagTACTTTTgagacctcagtttagaagaggcaggtcacagtcagactcaggctaaaaaagaaaagagtcttcaGTCTGTGACTTCTGCATAACAAAGTCCAGGCACTCACTCATGGAAGAGAAGTAGGTTTATTTCAGTATTATCAtgctggctggggtgctgctcagaactgagaattctcctagtatcttattcagatccagtgagcaggcaaacattttggtccattcctagaattgaatttgaattaaaaggaaataatgaaacaCTGGAAAAAATTGAACAACCTAAACTGAGGAAATCCGTGTTAAGAATGAAGTCAGACAAAGATGATGTGCAAGGTAAGCCAAAGATTTTAGCTGTCTTCTCTTTTCTGCTAAGCAGCAGGGCATTGTTGCTGAGCAACTCCTGTGCCGAAAATCAGTACCATTAGAGTTATAAGAAATGTGTTCTTCTAAGAAACTGgtcttctagaattttcttttttttttaaattttataattatttattttcccttttgttgcctgttttttattgttgttgtagttgttattgtcattgatgtccttcttggataggacagagaaatggagaaaggaggggaagacagagagggggagagaaaggcagacacctgcaaacctacttcactgcttgtgaagggactcctctgcaagtggggagccaggggcttgaaccaggatacttatacccgtccttgtgttttgtgcaatCTGcatttaaccggctgcgctattgcccgactcccaagaaatatgCTCTTCTAAGAAACAGctcttctagggagtcaggcggtagcacagcgggttaagcgcaggtggctaagcacaaggactagtgtaaggatcccggttcgagcccccggctccccacctgcaggggaattgcttcacaaacggtgaaactggactgcaggtgtctatctttctctccccttcttggtcttcccctcctctctccatttctctctgtcctgtccaacaacaatgggatcaacaacaactacaacaataaaaacaaaaaaagaagagctcttctagaattttctatcacACCTTAACTAAAATCCATGagattctcaactaagactctttgctgtctctatacaacttAAAAGACTCAAGTTCATATGGCTACCGGGGGAGTGGAGTGGCCTAGGTAGGTAACAGAAATACATCAAGTGAGCTGCATGTAacatgttccatatatatattctgagtatGAGTTTTACAACTGTCTTATatggcttaatagaaaatagtaggaTTCTCATGTCTGTAGCTGATGTGACTTTGGTTGAAACATATGTAGAAATaacaaaggttttatttattttttctaagttaCTAGAGATAGCTAGAAGTTGCCAGACAATGTTTTGAGGACTGTTCCTTTCATAAAGAGATACTATTTGTTATCTTAAGTTGTTATTTATGcaatcttttcctttcattttcttcctttctctctctctctgtatctgtctctgtgtctctctgccagggattgaacctgtgatttcagagcatcagacacaaaaaagtctttggcataaccactatgcgatctccctggcccattatgcattatattaagcacttagcacagttggtgtagagtaagaatgtgttatATGTTCCTATTGTAattttctctcttcattgtatCTATGACCATTAAAGCCTCAAAGGAAACGACTGAAAGGAAACTTAACTCTATCTCTTATTCCGCAGAcaactttctacctagacctcCAGGTCAAAAACCCATTCCAGCAACTGGAAATATTGTTCCCATAATATTGCCTATCTCAGTGGAGCCTAATAAgactgtctttacaaaaacaGGGACCAAAAGGTAACATGCTGGTCTTTTGTGGAGTGTGGGGATTACACTGTACTAAGTGTAGTTTGAGTCTTATCTTGATTCAGGGATATTAGATGTTTCCATCCATGCCTTCACATGGTGTCCCTGCATTTGTGCTCCATGGTGAGGACTGCAGGGATGTCCAGGGCTCACAGTCTATCAGAGGGAAGCTAGGTGTGCATGGTCGTCAGCAGTGCCAAACACACTGGAGACCTCACTTACCTTGTTTAACTTTGCTTTAGAATGTTAATTCCACaggcagaaggtgtgtgtgtgtgtgtgtgtgtgtgtgtgtgtgtgtgcgtgttcactgtacctcccatgcctgagaaagtGCAGTCAGTAATGCTCAAAAGTCAAGTGTAAACAAGCATGCTGAGATTGAAATCCAGGGTTATCAGACACATAGGTCACTAACCTATACAATGCAGAGCTCAGAAGAGAACCACTCAGCTGTCTTCCATTGGCTATATTTGCCTCTAATTTCACTCTAGATGTGAaaatgtgttgttgttttttaattatttatttatttattccttttttctgacattgttgttttattgttgtagttattgttgtctttattgttggataggtcatagagagatggagagagaaggggaagacagagagaggggagagaaagatagatacttgcagttctgcttcacttcttgtgaagcgactaccctgcaagtggggagccaggaactcaaactgggattcttaggccgcTCCTTttgtttgcgccatgtgcacttaacccgctgtgctactgcccgactccctgttgttgttttcttatagtgTGCCACATCCACCCAGTCcatcaaagaacaccaaaacagaacctaagacctctgagactacaacttgtagggatcatgagaaagcaggacaggtaccagtctcctcagacaagcaaatgatgggggtgggtgccactgaacacaaacagggctgggagaacaagggTTCTGAGTGAACATAGACCCTGCACATCAAGTGGGAttgtggccactcctgcaacccgaggactcagcctatcaaacccattaTGCCAATCGCTGTTAAATGTCCTTTTATCAAACACACTCCTGAGACTGGAGAAATCCAGTCATGGGGGAGGCACAGGAAGAAGTGTGAAGATAAGAAAGCAAAAGATAGGAACAGacccttggtgtcattgtaggaacTTTGTTACGTGTGTATGCAGCGCACTAAGGCCAACAGTACACTGTATTCTAAAGTCGAGaacaaagaagaagaacaggACGAGCAATTTCTACATCAATACCAGATAATGAACAACAAGGACACTGCATTCAAAGACCAGGTAGTGTTATGCATtgattgagaggtggtgcagtgggggcagcagacaagacaaggcCACTGCAGATGTCCTGCGCATGTCTCcctggcagtgtgccaaatcaggcATTTCATGTGAGAATAAAGTTTGGGTCATGTCCAGGTTTCCAGGAACAGACTAAAGTCTTGTTTGGTGCACTATGTTTAGGAGCTGAAGCTAATTTTTGATCtcttcacagcttatataaatgccctggggaggggtttggaggattAATGCCTTTACTCTTCTCTGctgcatgagtgcagggaagaacatagatagccaccattttcagctgccattctgcttggcttgcttgACCCATCAGGCCTTGGGTTTGAAAAAGAAAGGTCTTGACTGGGAAACATTTTGTCAGGGAGcaaaacaaacatagaaaagcccaatcagtttgGACTCATTTGAAACACAGTCTTTGTAGAGAGAAAGGTTAGTAGCCACAGAAACAGAATGACATTTTCAGTGtctgttggttttatttatttattttctttttccttgcaaagttgagactaaaatcagaaaaagaagaatgcatgAAGAATGCTGCATATAACCTTGGTGTCGCAGATGCTATAAAATCACAGAGGAATCAGAAATGCCACTTTTCTGTAAGAATTGTTTCTGCCTCTCActtgcatataaccctgtctgggaatgtttgaacccaccctcTGGAGGGCAGATTAAAGGTATTCCAGTGGGCTTTACAAGAGTGACACTTACTTTCTGAGTGGGAGCTCATAGAAtccatagaatcttgggcccctccccacacccccagaactgaggtctccacaggtgtaagaccctcaggtgagctTTAGGTGCAGAAGTTTCGAGAAACCTCATTACAGATGGTAGTGAATATGCTTCACcaccattttcatgtttttagtcactttggcttctttttttatctaCCTAAATCATCCTTTTTTCACACCATTATCTAGTTAACCTGAGAACTCTTGGACATGATAGATAGTCCActgtattgcctttgttcaccaTGCAGGGCTTTGGGCCTAGGGTAGAGCTTAGTAGAAGAACCTATGATTGCACACCTTTGGCCCTGGGGTTAGATtgttcacagacacacacacacacacacacacacacacacacacacatattcacatcacacacatatacatacatacatacacataccatggggaagaaaaaaaagacctgtGACCTCTGGTCAGTTCTGCTCAGAGTCACCTTGGAGCAGGTGAGTTCAACATGTAGCTGCTTCATCAGCACTTtgaaaaatgacttttctttcttttagatagatgtagaaagcaaccacagcactgaggctccttcagtgtggtagcgcagggctgaaacccaggtcttaCCAACGACAAAGCAGTCACTGTATAAGCCAGCTAGTTTCCTAGCCCATCAGTTGCTTTCTTGCTCAGCTCAAAGAAATGAACTGCTCCTCTTTCATCCTAGAATCCATACATCTTTGAGAACCGACCAGAAAGTGCTGCTATtgtcactgaaaagaaaaatgagtatactaagaaccttcttaaacaaatagatgccaatagtaaactggccaagaaaaaacaagaaagccAGGAAGTCTTGGAGCAGCTAGAACTGCTGCAACTCAAACAAGAGTGAGTTTTGGTGGACTTGCAGGGAGACTCCGGTGGGGAAGGGTTGGGCAGCACAGCTAGTGCTTCAGCACATCTCAGGCAGCCAACCAGGATCCCCATGCAGCCCGTCATCGCCACCATGCTTAGTGTCAGGACAGCCTTAGTGGCCAGGCACAGTTGTCAGTCAGCACCATGGCCTTTGGCTTTGTGGTCAGTggtgttagtagaggaagaaggggccagtctgAGGCAGGGACCCTTCCCAGTGTAGGTTTATCATCAGTCTCTTGGGGGCCCTGGAGCCAAGGTCAGGAGTGTGGGGGCCCAGACTGGAAGCAGGGTTCAGGCCATCATGGAAAGCATTCAACATACTCATACCTGCCATTCTCCTGTAGCTCAGACAGGGATGAACATTTCTCTCATTTCCCACTTCTGAGGAAAGAGAGTGTTTTGTTGCACATGGCTTGAGGCTGAACATTTGAGTCAGGGAGGAGGTTAGGAGAGAAGTGAAGGAAACTGCTGTGGGAAATactcccccaaatggaggtaattcctgcctccataaagctagactctctctctctctctctctctctctctctctctctctctctctcccttcctccctccttccctccattccttccttatttgccactatggttatttGGGGCCTGGTGCCCTGACACTTCACTATTTTTGACAGtcctttctcccatccaagtactaaccaggtctGACCCTGCTTagattctgagatcagatgacatcgggtgtgttcagggtggtatggccataaacctgacagtcctttctttgatagactgagagagagagagagagagagagagagagagagagagaacaggagagacacctgcagcactgtttcactgtttgtgaagca carries:
- the LOC132533872 gene encoding coiled-coil domain-containing protein 81-like isoform X1, with the protein product MQRTKANSTLYSKVENKEEEQDEQFLHQYQIMNNKDTAFKDQLRLKSEKEECMKNAAYNLGVADAIKSQRNQKCHFSNPYIFENRPESAAIVTEKKNEYTKNLLKQIDANSKLAKKKQESQEVLEQLELLQLKQE